AGCGTGCCCAGCGTTCTGGTTACACGAGCAATAATCCCCAGATGCAAAATCTTCCCGATCAACGGGATGCGCAGGGATAACCAGTCGACCACAAAGGCCCCGGTTTTGTTTTTCCTCACGATCTTGATGAACAGGATAAAGCCCAGCGGCCCGATGATCAGCATGTACCAATACTTCAGCATCCAGTCGCTGAAGCCGATCAGCATTTCCGTCATGGCTGGCAGGTCGGTGCCGAAGTCGTCGAAGATCTTTTTGAACTTCGGGATGATGAACATCATGATGAACGACACGATGCCGACCGCCACAAAGATCACCGCACACGGGTAAATCATCGCACCCGTGATCTTGCGCTTTAGCGACTGAGCTTTCTCTTTAAATTCTGCCAGTCGTTGCAGAATAACTTCCAGTGCACCACCGGCTTCACCGGCTTTCACCATGTTGCAATACAGGTTGTCAAAACACTTTGGCTGTTTGGCCATTGCTTCTGACAATGTGTTTCCGGATTCGACGTCTTCAATGACGTCCATCAGCGTATTCTTAAGCGCGCCGGGCTTGCTTTGACCTTCCAGAATACGAAGGCTTCGCAGCAGTGGCAGACCGGCGTCCTGCAGTGTTGATAGCTGGCGAGTGAACGTACACAGAATCTTGGGCTTCACACCGCCAAGTGTGAATGTCTTCTTTTTGTCGCCCTGCTTCTTGGCGGCTGCCTTCGATTTTTTCTTGCGTTCGCGTTCGCGAATCTTGGTGACGTAATAGCCCTTCTCACGAATGATCGTCTGAGCTTCACCCTCAGTAGGAGCCTCGATGGTGTCCTTCACCTCGAGACCATTACTGTCCATTGCTTCATATTGGAAGACGGGCATTGCGTCACCTCTTGCAGTTGTTTCGCCGGTTCGATTCTGAACTCAGACTGAATGTTGCAACACGCAACAAATCAGGTATCCCCGGAGAAACATGTGATGAACAAAGCGAACCATTTCGCCAACCAATGATCATCAGTGGTTCTATAGGGCAAACATCATTCCACGAAACCAAATTTAATCGTAAAGACTGTTGTTGCAGTAATTTATGTTGCGGACTGCTTAGTAGAACCATGCAGGCCGCCATGTTTGTTCGATTGTGCTACAGCGGAAAAGGGCAATGGGGAAGTACGGAATGAAGAGTTGGGGAAAGCGAATCGCCGTTGGGAGTGCCGCAGAGGCGAGCCACGATAATTCCCTCATTCCCTATGTCCCCCACTAATCGAGATCTTCCATCACGGTTTCACGCACGACTTCGTCAATTGTTGTCACGCCATCAAAGATGAGTTTCAGGCCTGATTCTCGCAGAGTTGTCATACCCTGGTTTCGAGCGACGTCGCGAATTTCGTCCGCCGATTGTTCGGCCGCTACGCAGTCGCGAATTTCGTCCGTCACAATCAGCAATTCATACAAACCGACTCGGCCCTTGTACCCGCTGTTGTTGCAGCGAGCACACCCTTTGCCAAAGTAGAACTTGTATTTTCGAGCGGTGTCCAGGGGCAGCTGTAATTCCATTAACAGCTCATCCGATGGTTCAAATTCTGTGCGGCATTCGCTGCAGATGCGACGTACCAATCGTTGAGCCAGGATGGCTTCGACGGTGGCTGTGATCAGGAACGCGGCGACTCCCATGTCGCGCAGTCGAGTGATCGCGGTGGGAGCGTCGTTGGTGTGAAGTGTGCTGAACACAAGGTGGCCCGTCAGAGCACTCTGCACGGCAATTTCACCGGTCTCGTAGTCTCGAATTTCACCGACCAGAATTTTGTCCGGATCGTGCCGCAGGATACCTCGCAGAATGTTGGCGAAGGTCACGCCGATGTCCACGTTAATTGGACACTGCATGATGCCTTCGATGTCGTATTCGATGGGGTCTTCGCTGGTGATTACCTTGGTCGAAATGTCGTTCAGTTCGTTCAGTGCCGAATACAACGTTGTCGTCTTGCCGGAACCGGTGGGACCGGTCACCAGCACGATGCCGTTCGGCAGTTCGATCATGCGGCGGAACTTTGTCAGAATCGCCGGGTCCATGCCGATCTTGTTCAGGTCCAGTGCCACCACCGTTCGGTCAAGCACTCGCATAACAACAGCTTCGCCGAACAGGACAGGCAGCACGCTGACTCGAAGGTCGACCGGGTTACCGCCGACATTCAATTCGATACGACCGTCCTGAGGCAGCCGGCGTTCGGCGATGTCCAGGTCCGCCATCACCTTGATGCGACTGACGATCGCACTGGCCAGATGCCGCGGCGGCGGAACCATTTCGTACAACACGCCGTCCGCTTTGACGCGGATTTTGAATTCGTCTTCGAACGGTTCGAAATGGATGTCGCTGGCCTGGTCACGAATGGCAAGCAGGATCACCATGTTCAGCAGTTTTTTAATCGGCGCGGCGTCTGACAATTCTTCTTCAGACGACAGGTCGTAGCCGCGAATTCGGCCTTCATCATCTTCGTCAGCCTGAAGTTCGTCGATGACGTCTTCGATGCTTTCGTCGCGGTCAGCATAGTACTTCGCGATCGCTTCTTCGACATCCGCCAGACTGGAAACAGCTCCTCGAATTTCGTTGCCCAGCAGGTTTCGCAGGTCGTCCAGAGCTCCCACGTTTTGCGGGTCTGCCATGGCCACGGTCAACACGTCGTCACGCATTGAGACCGGCATGATCTTGTAGATCTCCGCCATCTGCTGAGGCACCAGTTCCAGCACCTGCGGCGGGATATTGGTTTCGGCCAGGTTAATGACCGGCATGCCCCACTGTTCGGCCAGAGCTTCTGTGACCTGAGTTTCCGTCACCATGCCCATGCGAACGGCGACCTGCCCGATCAACCCCGCACTTTGTTTCTGTTCTTCCAGAACATCCCAAAGCTGGTCGTCTGTCAGGTAGCCGAGGTCGACCAGAATTTGTCCAAGTTTTCGCTGTGGCATAACAGGTTTCGGGGTTAGGGTTTCAGGTTGCTGCCGTTAAGCGGATTTCGGATGCCAGTCGAGCCCGAAACCCGAAACCTGAAACCCGAAACCCTTCATTCCTAGTCATCGAACTCATCGTCGTCGTCATCATCGTCGTCGTCGAACACGCCCTTCTTGGCTCGTTCAATTCGCGATCGCAATTCGCCCGGATTGTTGGACTTCATGATTACGTCCTTTTCTTCGCACAGGCCGTTCTTCCAAAGGTTGAACAGCGAATCGTCGAGCAGAATCATGCCGAACTTGCGCCCGGTCTGAATGGAAGAGTTGATACGGAAGGTTTTCCCTTCGCGGATCAGGTTGGAGATCGCACTGGTGACCACCAGCATTTCGTAAGCGGCGACAAGGCCTTTGGGCTTGCGCGGCAGCAGCGCCTGAGACAGGATGCCGATGATACCGTTGGCCAGCTGAGTTCGAATCTGTTCCTGCTGGTTGGTTGGGAATACGTCGATGACTCGGTCGACCGTACCCTGAGCACCCGTGGTATGCAGAGTTCCGAAGACCACGTGGCCGGTTTCCGCCGCTGTGATCGCCGCTTCGATGGTTTCGAGGTCTCGCATTTCCCCCACCAGAATCACGTCGGGGTCCTGCCGCAAAGCACCTCGCAACGCATCCGGGAAGGACGCACAGTCGACACCGATTTCTCGCTGATTGATCGTCGACTTGTTGTGATCGTGGTAGTACTCAATCGGGTCTTCCATCGTGATGATGTGATGATCCAGATTGTTATTCATCCAGTTGATCATAGACGCAAGACTGGTTGTCTTGCCGGAACCTGTCGGCCCCGTGACCAGAAACAAACCTCGCGGCCGCTGAATCAGTTCGCGAACCACTGGCGGCAGGCCAAGCTGTTCGAAGGTCAGGAATTCGTTCGGAATTCGCCGCAGCACCATCCCGATCATGCCGCGCTGTTTAAACACGGAGACTCGAAAACGAGCTTTGTCACCGAACGCGAAGCCGAAGTCTGTCCCGCCGCGTTCCTGAAGTTCCTGCTGGTTTCGTTCCGGCGTGATGCTCTTCATCAACGCGGACGTGTCCTCTTTGTCGAGGCTTTTGGTTTCCAACCGCACCATGTGACCACCCTGGCGTACCACTGGGGGCTGTCCCACAGTGATGTGCAGGTCGCTGATGCTTTCACGAACCACCGTTTCCAGCAGCTTGTCAATTTGAAGTTGGCGAGGTGCCATTCAGTCGTTTCTAAGAAAGGAGTTGAGAAAGGACGAGATGTCTGAAGGGCGATGGATTGTTTGGCTTGTCGCTGTCTGAGTCCAGAAAACGCCGATCAATGAGCGTGGTACGCCCAGGACTGATTTCTTTGCCACATCGGCGGCGACGCACCTCAGAAGGTCAGCTCGAGTGGCCTCCTGAAGTCTGAACTTACGGTCGTGGGCTTCGCCAGACGTTCTGCGCGTGATTTCATTCCACGAGGACTTCTGGCGAGTCCCACGACTAAGGCTGCCCAAACTCTAGGCCGCGAAAATGCTCCCTGCCCGCCCGTTGAAGATTGAAGTGTGCCAATGAGCACGGCCGGTGGCCGGTGGTCCCTTGTATTGGGAAGCAATGGCAGAGCCGGTGGCACACAAGCCGTGAAATCATGTCTGACGCACCATTAGTGCCCTCCCTTGGATAATTTGTAAACCTCCTGCAGTGACGTAAGTCCTGCCATAGCCTTGTCTTTCGCGTCGTCGACGAGGGTTCTCATGCCGAACAGCCTGGCCTGCCGGCGGATATTCTGTGTGGGTTCGCTATTGAACGCCATTTCTCGCAGCGTTGAATTCATTGTCATCAGCTCAAACACCGCTCGCCGACCTGAATACCCGGAATGCTGGCAGCTTGCGCAACCTCGCCCGCGCACCCATTCGCTTTCTTCCAGCTCTTCATCTGACAATTCAAAGTAATCAATCTCCTCAGGCGTCGGCTGATAAGGTTCGCGACACTTCGCGCAAACCACCTTCACCAGCCGCTGAGCCATCACCGCCATCAGTGACGATGCGACCAAGAATGGCTGTACACCCATATCGATCAGTCGTGTAATAGATCCGGGCGCATCGTTCGTGTGTAGTGTGCTGAATACCAAGTGTCCGGTCAAACTAGCTTGTACTGCCATCTCACCGGTCTCAGTATCCCGGATTTCACCCACCAGAATAACGTTCGGTGCCTGCCGCAGCATAGACTTAATAATCTTGGCGAAGTCGAATCCGATACTGTGCTTTACTTCTACCTGATTAATCCCCGGCAGGTAGTATTCCACCGGGTCTTCTGCCGTGATGATTTTGCGGTCTGGGCGGTTCAGTTCACCAAGAGCACTGTACAGCGTGGTGGTTTTCCCGGAACCCGTTGGGCCCGTCACCAGGAAGATGCCGTTAGGCCGGCGGATGATGTTTTGGAACGTGCGATAGTTTTCATCGCTGAAGCCCAGGTTCCGGATACCGATCTTGATGTTGTCGCGGTCCAGGATTCTCATCACGACCGCCTGGCCGTGGTTGGTTGGCAAAATGCTGACTCGCAGGTCGAATTCCTTGGCTCCCATTCGAGTCTTAATGCGGCCGTCCTGCGGGCGGCGTTTTTCGGAAATGTCCATGCTCGCCATAATTTTGATACGAGACAGGATCGCTCCCAACAGGCGTTTGGGCGGGCTGTCTCGTTCAATCAGCGAACCGTCAATTCGGTAGCGAATGCGGACGCGATCTTCGAAGGGTTCGACGTGGATGTCGCTGGCCCTCATCTGCATGGCTTCTGAAATGATCAGATTCACCAGCCGAATAATGGGGGCGCTGTCGTCTTCGTCGCCTTTTTGAGCCGCTTTGGCTTCTGTTTCGGTGAATTCGATCTCGGTTTCCGTGAATTCCGAGATCATGGTGTCGACGGATTCTGTTTCCGTTTGACCGTAGTGGCGGTTGATGGCTCCCTGAATCGATTCCATGGGGGCCATGACGACTTTGATGTCGCGATTCAGTACGAACTGCAGCTTGTCCAGCACCTCAAGGTTGTTTGGGTTGTGCATCGCGACGACGACCTTTTCGCCTTCCAGATCCGTCGCAATCACAATGTTTTCCCGGGCCATCGACTCAGTAATGAGTTCGATGATGCTGTTGGGAATCTGCATGCCTTCCAGGTCGACGAATTCGTAACCGAAGGCGGCCGCCTGAGCCTTTCCCAGATCCGCTCCGTTGATGTAGCCGAGTCGGACCAGGGCGTCTTCGACCGTGATTCCGAGGCTGGCAGCCATTGATCGCGCTTCTTCCAGCTGCGATTCGCCAATGGTGCCGTCGTCGACGAAACGTTGTAGCCAATCTTCCATAGGGAAACTCCGATGCGACCAAATCGACAAACTCAGGCGTACGCCCGGGGCCGAGAACAGGTCAGTTGCGTGAAGATGGGATGCCCGAGTCGATACTTCTGTTATCGCACGGACTTGCGTCGAATATAGAGAAACAGCGAACAGCATTCGATCAGGAAAGCTGATCTGAAGAGACAGAAAGACAGGATTGCTCCGATCAGCGATGTGGACCGGCGCGATTGTCAGAACCGATCGTGCCAAAAACAACGCCTGAACGCGTCAGCAGAACGATATGCGAGGCAGCAGGGGGACTCAAGCGACGGCGACGTTCGGGGGGGTTAGGGCAGAGGGTGACCGTAAGGCGGCGGCAGGTTCTCAGCGATTCCAGCGGGTTGGCTTCAGGAATTTGCCTTTCGAGCGGCGTTTCTTTTTCTTCTTACCCAGCAGCAGGCGAGGCGCAAAGCAGACGACGTCCCACACGGGGACGAAGACGGCCTTGAAGCCCTTCCCGATCAGTTTTTCCGTGTTTGTGACGGCGCGTCCAATGCCACGGAAGAAGCGATTGACGGGGCCGATATCGCCGTCGCGTTGAGGCAGCACGCCGCCCTGGTTTTTGGCTCGCACGAAGGTGGTGCCCTGAGCCAGGCGGCCGATTAGCGGGAGGCGGCCGATCGTCGCAAACGGTTTGTTGAAGCATTCAAAGCAGTGAGGACACTGAAACGGCCGCACGAACATCAGCGCGCGAAGGTAGTCCAGCGGAGCCATTTTTAGTGGCGTGAGTCGCTGGCGGCAGAAGCTGCAGCGGTAGGGTGTCTTGTTTTTCTTGCGTTTAGGCATGCGCTACCATCAAAGTCGTCGCCTGGCGACCGTCCGGAAGTCAGTTGAAGCAAGCCGCAAGTCGCTGGTGCTATCGTGGACCTGCGGTCAGCCTGCTGGGTGGTACCAGTGTTCACTACGGAATTGCGGACACAAGTCCCGACGCGTGTGTCGGGCCCGATTCTGCCGAAACGTACAGAACCCATCGTTCTAACTGGCAGGACGTGTCTCAAACCCGTGCATTCATCGGCTTTTGGGCGGCAGAGGGCATTGACCAGGAAACAAAACTGATTTATACTTAGAGGGTGATCGGCAGCGGAGAAAGTTCCCGCTGCGACCGCTTAATTCTGCAGACCAGCCAATTTCGTAGTCTGCAGTTTCAACTTACGAACTGCGACAGTCTCCGACGATCGTGCTTAGAAACAGCACCGTCGAACATGTCCCCAGCAGTTCGCCGACTGTGACGGTTCTGGTGTTCAACCAGCCCGGTTTTCCGCGATGCGGGCACAGATGCAAAGGCAGACGGTTCCCGAAGTGCGGGACGTCCGGTACGAGCTGCATCTGTCGAATGCCCGACCCGCAGGCAGTCGAATTCAAACACTACAGAATCGGAACTTCTCTTGCAGAACACCACGGAACTCACCTTCGAACAACTCGGTCTTCATCCTAAAACACTCAAAACGCTCGCCCAAAACGGCTACGAAACGCCCAGCCCGATTCAGGCGGAACTCATCCCACTGGCTCTGACCGGCCGCGACTGCATCGGCCAGGCTCGCACAGGCACCGGAAAAACGGCCGCCTTTATGCTTCCTACCATGGAACGCATCGACCTGGCGGAACCGGCGGTGCAGGTCTTGGCCCTGGCACCGACTCGCGAATTAAGCGAGCAGGTAATGATGGAAGCCAAGAAACTGTGTGGCGGACGCATCAAACTGGGAATCGGCGTGGGCGGACGGCCCATTCATCTGCAGATCCGCGACATCGAAAACGGAGCTCAGGGAATCATCGGAACGCCGGGCCGAATCATCGACCTGCTGCGTCGCGGAGCTCTAAACCTGGACAAGCTGAAGGTACTGATCCTGGACGAAGCCGACCGCATGCTGGACATCGGTTTCCGTCCCGACATCGAACGCATCATCAAGCAGTGCCCCAAAAAACGTCAAACGCTGCTGCTGTCGGCCACCCTGCCGCCACCCGTCGAAAAGCTGGCTCAGAAGTACATGACCGACCCGGAGATGGTCGACCTGTCTGAGGACAATGTGGTTGTTGACACGATCGAGCAATACTACGTGACCGTCGACGAGAACCGAAAACGTTCGCTGCTGCTGCGAGTCCTCGCGCAGGAAAAACCAGCTCAGGCGATTGTGTTTACGCGAACCAAGCGAGGTGCCGACAAGCTGCTTGAGGTCTTCTCACGCCGCCTGAAGTCGGACCGCATCGCCGCCATCCATGGCGACCTGCCTCAACGCAAACGAGATCGCGTGATTAAAGATTTGCGAGCTGGCAAGTTGCGTCTGCTGATTGCGACAGACGTGGTAGGCCGCGGGATCGACATCAGTGGGATCTCACACATCATCAACTATGACATTCCCGAATTCTGCGACGACTACGTTCACCGTGTCGGCCGCACGGGAAGGCTATCTTCTGCCGAAAACGGCCGCGCGATTACGTTCGTGCGACTGGATCAGGGTGGCGAGTTGACCAACATCGAAATGCGGATCAACACCGTTCTGCCGGAATACCGCGTGGATGGCTTCGAAGCCTACGCTCCCAAAGAACGCTCACAGCGCACAGTCCGCAAGTTCGGCGCTTGAGTCCGGGATTCGCTGTAGGTGTCGGCGGCCCGAGGGCACCTCGCCGCAGGCGACCTAGAAGCTTCGTGCTGTGAACGCAACGCGACGCCCAATCCACGTGGCAACTCGCTGGCTTGAACCGCCGCAGGATGCGCTGGATTCGGCGAAGCTGAAAGTTCCGTGGGGGCGCCGGAACCTACGACAACCGCCTGCGCTGCGGCGTGATCGGCGTTCGCACGGCGAATTTTGCTGCTATTCCTTCGTAAGATAGGCAGAACTTGACGATTGCTCTGCTGGACTTGAAACCGAACGTTCGATACTATCCCGCAGCTCTACAATCCGAAATATGCTGTTTTTTGCGGGCTATGTGTCCTGCAGGCGATCGGATGTTCACCCTTTTTACGTGTTGTGCTCCCGACGTTCGGGAGCTGGCAGTAGTTTCAGGCTCTTAATAATGGTAGATCGTCACCTCCTCCGCGAATTCAGTGTAGATGATGCAGAACTGGAAGCCGTCTTAGAAGGCTCGTTCGACGCACTCGATGAGGCAATTCAAAACGAAGCCCACACTTACGACATTAACGACATTTTGCAGGGCACGGTGGTCCGCGTTGATGACGAAGAAGTGGTGGTCGACATCGGCTACAAAAGCGAAGGTGTCATTCAGCGTGAGGAATGGGAAGACGGCGAAAAACTGCCTTCGGCCGGTGAGCAGATTGAAGTTCTGCTGGAAGAGTTTGAAGACTCAATTGGCCTGATCGTTCTGTCGATGCGGAAAGCTCGCCGCGTCCGGGACTGGGAAGAAATCATCAAGACGCACGCCGAAGGCGATGTTGTCAGCGGACCTGTGGTTCGCAAAATCAAAGGCGGTCTGCTGGTACTTATCGGCCGCGAAATGGATGGCGACGACGTGGTCAAAAACGGCGTCAACGTGTTCCTGCCAGCCAGCCAGGTCGACGTGCGTCGTCCACCGGATATCGCCGACTACATCGGCCAGGACATCGAATGCATGATCCTGAAGATCGACGAAGCTCGCAAGAACATCGTCGTGTCTCGTCGCCGCCTGATCGAAGAAGAACGCGAACGCGAAAAGCAGGAACTGCTGAAGGTGCTGGAAGTGGGCACCATTCGCAAAGGTACAGTCAAGAACATCGCGGACTTCGGTGCGTTTGTGGACCTTGGCGGTATCGACGGCCTGCTGCATATCACGGATATGAGCTGGGGACGAATCAATCATCCGACGGAAGTTGTCAAGATCGACGACGACATCGAAGTGATGGTTCTGAACATCGATTACGAAAAGGAAAAGATCGCTCTTGGCCTGAAGCAGAAGTCTGCCAGCCCATGGGAAAACATTTCCGAAAAGTACCCGGTCGGTTCGCGCATTACGGGCGAAGTGGTCAACGTGCTGTCGTACGGTGCCTTTGTGAAGCTGGAAGACGGCATCGAAGGTCTGGTCCACATCAGCGAAATGTCGTGGACTCGCCGCATCAATCATCCTTCAGAACTGGTTGCGATTGGCGACGAAGTTGAAGTGATGGTGCTGGGCATCAACGAAGACAAGCAGGAAATTTCGCTCGGCATGAAGCAGACTCAGGAAAATCCCTGGGACAACGTGGCCGACAAATATCCATTGGGTAGCAAGGTCAAAGGAACCGTTCGAAACCTCACCAACTACGGTGCGTTTATCGAGCTGGAAGAAGGCGTCGACGGCCTGTTGCACATCAGCGACATGTCCTGGACTCGCAAGATCTCTCACTCCAACGAAATGCTCAAGAAGGGCGAACCGCTGGAATGCGAAATCCTGTCGGTTGATCAGGAACGTCGCCGCATCGCACTGGGCCTGAAGCAACTGGACGACGACCCATGGGAAACGACGATTCCAGAAAAGTACAGCCCCGGCCGTTCGGTCACGGGCAAGGTCACCAAGATCACCAACTTCGGCGTATTTGTCGAACTGGAAGACGAACTGGAAGGCCTGCTTCACGTTTCGGAATTGTCTGAAGACAAGATCGAACATCCGGAAACGATGGTGAAGGTTGGCGATGAACTGGAAGTCCGCATCCTTCGCGTCGACACAGCAGATCGCAAGATCGGTTTGAGCTGTCGTTCGGATGAAGAGATTCGCGAAGCGGCTGCCGCAGAAGCTGCTCAAGGTGGCGGCGGCGATGGTGGTGGTTCAGCTCCAGCTCGCAAGGTCGAAGACCTCAAGGGTGGAACCGGCGACAGCAGCAAGCCGCTGTTCAGCCTCGGTGGTTCTGCGGACGACTCGTCTGATGCAGACGACGGCGATGCAAAAGCTGAAGACGCCACAGAAGAAGAAAACTCGGACGAAGAAAAACCTTCTGAAGAGGGCTAATTCTTCCTGCCGTGAGCGGCGTCCGTCGCCACGACAATAGAGTGAACGCAACAAGAGGGCGAGCCGTTAAGGTTCGCCCTCTTTGCGTTGACATTGCCCGGGCAGGCCCCGAAATTTCGCACGCAGGGCTGAACAAAAACTGGACGCAGCACGCGATTGGTGTGGCTTGCTGTTACTGTGTATTTCACTTGCTTTTATGGCCGAGGTGCATCGTCAGCACAACAGCGGGCGCAAAGACGGCAACAGGTCGCGGCCGACCAGCGGCTACACCATTCTGTTGATGTCAGTGGCCAATCGCTGCATGCCCTCTTCCATCGATACAATCGGCGTATAGCCGAAGTCGCGTTTGGCTGCTTCGATGCTGTAGCTGTGCGAACTGGCCAGTTGTAAAGCCATAAAGCGTGTCATCGGTGGTTCACCGGGCAATGGCAGCCATGTCCATAACTTCTCCAGTCCTCGACCCACGCGATGGGCGGTCGCCAGCGAGATCGATTTCTTTACGGGCGGCAGTTTCGCCAGTTCCAGAATCTGATCAATCCAGGACCATAGGTTCACAGCTTCCGGCTCGTTAACAAAATACGCATTGCCGGCGGCGGAGACTGTTTCACGTAGCGATGCTTCTGCCTGCAGGTGAGCGGCCGCTGCGTTTTCGACGTTCGCGACAGACACAACGTTGGTACCGTCGCCGACGCGCCGCAGTCGTCCGGATTTTGCCTTCTGCAGCAGGCGAGGGATCAGGTGATTATCGCGAGCCCCCCAAATCAGATGCGGCCGCAGTGATACCGTTCGAAAACTATCATCGTCGTTGGCAGCCAGCACGGACTGTTCAGCCAGAGCTTTGGAATGAGGATAGTGGCACAGCCATTCGCTGGGATAAGCCAGCGATTCATCGGCATCGATGTGCTCTTCGCCGTCAAACACAACGCTCGGCGAACTGGTATATATTAACCTCTGAACACCCGCCTGCCGAGCCGCCTCGATGACGTTGGTCGTTCCAATCGTGTTGGGGCCGTGATAATGCTGCCACGTTCCCCAGACACCGGGAACGGCCGCGACGTGGAACACGCAGTCCATACCTTCGCACGCTGTTGCGACAGCCTGGCGGTCCTGCAGGTCACCGTTAACGACGTGGACATTCAGGCGGTCCAGAGTCGCGTATTTGCCCCGGCAGAAAACGCGTACCTCATGGCCAGCGTCCAGCAACTGTTCGACGATGTATAGGCCGAGGAACCCGCCTCCGCCGGTAACGAGTGCTTTCATGGTGGCAGCTTAGCGGTTGCACGGCACCAATCAATCGTCGAAATCCAACTCAAATTCAGCTCGGTC
This DNA window, taken from Fuerstiella marisgermanici, encodes the following:
- a CDS encoding type II secretion system F family protein, which translates into the protein MPVFQYEAMDSNGLEVKDTIEAPTEGEAQTIIREKGYYVTKIRERERKKKSKAAAKKQGDKKKTFTLGGVKPKILCTFTRQLSTLQDAGLPLLRSLRILEGQSKPGALKNTLMDVIEDVESGNTLSEAMAKQPKCFDNLYCNMVKAGEAGGALEVILQRLAEFKEKAQSLKRKITGAMIYPCAVIFVAVGIVSFIMMFIIPKFKKIFDDFGTDLPAMTEMLIGFSDWMLKYWYMLIIGPLGFILFIKIVRKNKTGAFVVDWLSLRIPLIGKILHLGIIARVTRTLGTLIASGVPILEGILISRDTAGNHVFERAFDNIYTAIREGETIAVPLREARIVDDMVVNMVDVGEETGALDDMLYRVADVYDEEVEVKVESLISLLEPIMVVVLGLIVGFIVIALFLPLIKLLNDLS
- a CDS encoding GspE/PulE family protein gives rise to the protein MPQRKLGQILVDLGYLTDDQLWDVLEEQKQSAGLIGQVAVRMGMVTETQVTEALAEQWGMPVINLAETNIPPQVLELVPQQMAEIYKIMPVSMRDDVLTVAMADPQNVGALDDLRNLLGNEIRGAVSSLADVEEAIAKYYADRDESIEDVIDELQADEDDEGRIRGYDLSSEEELSDAAPIKKLLNMVILLAIRDQASDIHFEPFEDEFKIRVKADGVLYEMVPPPRHLASAIVSRIKVMADLDIAERRLPQDGRIELNVGGNPVDLRVSVLPVLFGEAVVMRVLDRTVVALDLNKIGMDPAILTKFRRMIELPNGIVLVTGPTGSGKTTTLYSALNELNDISTKVITSEDPIEYDIEGIMQCPINVDIGVTFANILRGILRHDPDKILVGEIRDYETGEIAVQSALTGHLVFSTLHTNDAPTAITRLRDMGVAAFLITATVEAILAQRLVRRICSECRTEFEPSDELLMELQLPLDTARKYKFYFGKGCARCNNSGYKGRVGLYELLIVTDEIRDCVAAEQSADEIRDVARNQGMTTLRESGLKLIFDGVTTIDEVVRETVMEDLD
- a CDS encoding GspE/PulE family protein — protein: MEDWLQRFVDDGTIGESQLEEARSMAASLGITVEDALVRLGYINGADLGKAQAAAFGYEFVDLEGMQIPNSIIELITESMARENIVIATDLEGEKVVVAMHNPNNLEVLDKLQFVLNRDIKVVMAPMESIQGAINRHYGQTETESVDTMISEFTETEIEFTETEAKAAQKGDEDDSAPIIRLVNLIISEAMQMRASDIHVEPFEDRVRIRYRIDGSLIERDSPPKRLLGAILSRIKIMASMDISEKRRPQDGRIKTRMGAKEFDLRVSILPTNHGQAVVMRILDRDNIKIGIRNLGFSDENYRTFQNIIRRPNGIFLVTGPTGSGKTTTLYSALGELNRPDRKIITAEDPVEYYLPGINQVEVKHSIGFDFAKIIKSMLRQAPNVILVGEIRDTETGEMAVQASLTGHLVFSTLHTNDAPGSITRLIDMGVQPFLVASSLMAVMAQRLVKVVCAKCREPYQPTPEEIDYFELSDEELEESEWVRGRGCASCQHSGYSGRRAVFELMTMNSTLREMAFNSEPTQNIRRQARLFGMRTLVDDAKDKAMAGLTSLQEVYKLSKGGH
- a CDS encoding DEAD/DEAH box helicase, whose amino-acid sequence is MQNTTELTFEQLGLHPKTLKTLAQNGYETPSPIQAELIPLALTGRDCIGQARTGTGKTAAFMLPTMERIDLAEPAVQVLALAPTRELSEQVMMEAKKLCGGRIKLGIGVGGRPIHLQIRDIENGAQGIIGTPGRIIDLLRRGALNLDKLKVLILDEADRMLDIGFRPDIERIIKQCPKKRQTLLLSATLPPPVEKLAQKYMTDPEMVDLSEDNVVVDTIEQYYVTVDENRKRSLLLRVLAQEKPAQAIVFTRTKRGADKLLEVFSRRLKSDRIAAIHGDLPQRKRDRVIKDLRAGKLRLLIATDVVGRGIDISGISHIINYDIPEFCDDYVHRVGRTGRLSSAENGRAITFVRLDQGGELTNIEMRINTVLPEYRVDGFEAYAPKERSQRTVRKFGA
- a CDS encoding 30S ribosomal protein S1, with translation MVDRHLLREFSVDDAELEAVLEGSFDALDEAIQNEAHTYDINDILQGTVVRVDDEEVVVDIGYKSEGVIQREEWEDGEKLPSAGEQIEVLLEEFEDSIGLIVLSMRKARRVRDWEEIIKTHAEGDVVSGPVVRKIKGGLLVLIGREMDGDDVVKNGVNVFLPASQVDVRRPPDIADYIGQDIECMILKIDEARKNIVVSRRRLIEEEREREKQELLKVLEVGTIRKGTVKNIADFGAFVDLGGIDGLLHITDMSWGRINHPTEVVKIDDDIEVMVLNIDYEKEKIALGLKQKSASPWENISEKYPVGSRITGEVVNVLSYGAFVKLEDGIEGLVHISEMSWTRRINHPSELVAIGDEVEVMVLGINEDKQEISLGMKQTQENPWDNVADKYPLGSKVKGTVRNLTNYGAFIELEEGVDGLLHISDMSWTRKISHSNEMLKKGEPLECEILSVDQERRRIALGLKQLDDDPWETTIPEKYSPGRSVTGKVTKITNFGVFVELEDELEGLLHVSELSEDKIEHPETMVKVGDELEVRILRVDTADRKIGLSCRSDEEIREAAAAEAAQGGGGDGGGSAPARKVEDLKGGTGDSSKPLFSLGGSADDSSDADDGDAKAEDATEEENSDEEKPSEEG
- a CDS encoding type IV pilus twitching motility protein PilT translates to MAPRQLQIDKLLETVVRESISDLHITVGQPPVVRQGGHMVRLETKSLDKEDTSALMKSITPERNQQELQERGGTDFGFAFGDKARFRVSVFKQRGMIGMVLRRIPNEFLTFEQLGLPPVVRELIQRPRGLFLVTGPTGSGKTTSLASMINWMNNNLDHHIITMEDPIEYYHDHNKSTINQREIGVDCASFPDALRGALRQDPDVILVGEMRDLETIEAAITAAETGHVVFGTLHTTGAQGTVDRVIDVFPTNQQEQIRTQLANGIIGILSQALLPRKPKGLVAAYEMLVVTSAISNLIREGKTFRINSSIQTGRKFGMILLDDSLFNLWKNGLCEEKDVIMKSNNPGELRSRIERAKKGVFDDDDDDDDDEFDD